One genomic region from Macaca mulatta isolate MMU2019108-1 chromosome 20, T2T-MMU8v2.0, whole genome shotgun sequence encodes:
- the CORO7 gene encoding coronin-7 isoform X10: MREHEVKLWDTRLFSNALASLTLDTSPGCLMPLLDPDSGLLVLAGKGERQLYCYEVVPQQPALSPVTQCVLESVLRGAALVPRQALAVMSCEVLRVLQLSDTAIVPIGYHVPRKSVEFHEDLFPDTAGCVPATDPHSWWAGDNQQVQKVSLNPACRPHPSFTSRLVPSMEPLPDTAQPAVMETPVGDVDASEGFSSSPSSLTSPSTPSSLGPSLSSTSGIGTSPSLRSLQSLLGPSSKFRHAQGTVLHRDSHITNLKGLNLTTPGESDGFCANKLRVAVPLLSSGGQVAVLELRKPGRLPDTALPTLQNGAAVTDLAWDPFDPHRLAVAGEDARIRLWRVPPQGLEEVLTTPETVLTGHTEKICSLRFHPLAADVLASSSYDLTVRIWDLQAGVDRLKLQGHQDQIFSLAWSPDGQQLATVCKDGRVRIYRPRSGPEPLQEGPGPKGGRGARIVWVCDGRCLLVSGFDSQSERQLLLYEAEALAGGPLAVLGLDVAPSTLLPSYDPDTGLVLLTGKGDTRVFLYELLPESPFFLECNSFTSPDPHKGFVLLPKTECDVREVELMRCLRLRQSSLEPVAFRLPRVRKEFFQDDVFPDTAVSWEPVLSAKAWLQGANGQPWLLSLQPPDMSPVSQAPREAPARRAPSSAQYLEEKSDQQKKEELLNAMVAKLGNREDPLPQDSFEGVDEDEWD; the protein is encoded by the exons gTGTCTCATGCCTCTGCTGGACCCTGACTCTGGGCTCCTGGTCCTGGCAGGAAAG GGCGAGAGGCAGCTGTACTGTTACGAGGTGGTCCCGCAGCAGCCGGCGCTGAGCCCAG TGACCCAGTGTGTCCTGGAGAGCGTGCTGCGGGGGGCCGCCCTTGTGCCCCGGCAGGCGCTAGCTGTCATGAGCTGTGAGGTACTCCGTGTCCTGCAGCTGAGTGACACAGCCATCGTGCCCATCGGCTACCACGTGCCCCGCAAG TCTGTGGAGTTCCACGAGGACCTGTTCCCGGACACTGCCGGCTGTGTGCCTGCCACCGACCCCCACAGCTGGTGGGCTGGGGACAACCAGCAG GTGCAGAAGGTCAGCCTCAACCCTGCCTGCCGGCCCCACCCCAGCTTCACTTCCCGTCTGGTGCCCTCTATGGAGCCCCTCCCTGACACAGCCCAGCCTGCAGTGATGGAGACACCCGTGGGTGATGTAGACGCAAGT gagggcTTCTCTTCGTCTCCCAGTTCACTGACCTCGCCCTCcacgccctccagcctggggcccTCACTCTCCAGCACCAGTGGCATCGGGACCAGCCCCAGTCTGAGGTCGCTGCAGAGCCTGCTGG GCCCCAGTTCCAAGTTCCGCCATGCTCAGGGCACCGTCCTGCACCGAGACAGCCACATCACCAACCTCAAGGGGCTCAACCTCACCACACCTGGTGAGAGTGACGGCTTCTGCGCCAACAAGCTGCGTGTGGCTGTGCCCCTGCTCAGCAGTGGGGGACAGGTGGCTGTGCTCGAG CTACGGAAGCCTGGCCGCCTGCCCGACACAGCACTGCCCACGCTGCAGAATGGGGCAGCTGTGACTGATCTGGCCTGGGACCCCTTTGACCCCCATCGCCTCGCTGTGG CTGGTGAGGATGCCAGGATCAGACTGTGGCGGGTGCCCCCACAGGGCCTGGAAGAGGTGCTCACCACGCCGGAGACTGTGCTCACAG gcCACACGGAGAAGATCTGCTCCCTGCGCTTCCACCCGCTGGCAGCCGATGTGCTAGCCTCGTCCTCCTATGACCTCACCGTTCGCATCTGGGACCTTCAGGCTGGAGTTGATCGGCTGAAGCTGCAGGGCCACCAAGACCAG ATCTTCAGCCTGGCCTGGAGTCCTGATGGGCAGCAGCTGGCCACTGTCTGCAAGGATGGGCGTGTGCGGATCTACAGGCCCCGGAGTGGCCCTGAGCCCCTGCAG GAAGGTCCAGGGCCCAAGGGAGGACGCGGAGCCCGCATTGTCTGGGTGTGTGATGGTCGCTGTCTGCTGGTGTCTGGCTTTGACAG CCAAAGTGAGCGCCAGCTGCTCCTGTATGAAGCTGAGGCCCTGGCTGGCGGACCCTTGGCGGTGCTGGGCCTGGACGTGGCTCCCTCAACCCTGCTGCCCAGCTACGACCCAGACACTGGCCTGGTGCTCCTGACCGGCAAG GGTGACACCCGTGTGTTCCTGTACGAGCTGCTCCCCGAGTCCCCTTTCTTCCTGGAGTGCAATAGCTTCACGTCGCCGGACCCCCACAAG GGCTTCGTCCTCCTGCCTAAGACAGAGTGTGATGTGCGGGAAGTGGAGTTGATGCGGTGCCTGCGGCTGCGCCAGTCCTCCCTGGAGCCTGTGGCCTTCCGGCTGCCCCGAGTCCGG AAAGAGTTCTTCCAGGATGACGTGTTCCCAGACACAGCTGTGAGCTGGGAGCCGGTGCTCAGTGCCAAGGCCTGGCTGCAAGGCGCTAATGGGCAACCCTGGCTTCTCAGCCTGCAGCCTCCTGACATGAGTCCAG TGAGCCAAGCCCCCCGAGAGGCCCCTGCTCGTCGGGCGCCATCCTCGGCACAGTACCTGGAAGAGAAGTCAGACCAGCAAAAGAAGGAGGAG